One Thermicanus aegyptius DSM 12793 DNA segment encodes these proteins:
- a CDS encoding RsfA family transcriptional regulator produces MVANRQDAWTEEDDLLLAETVLRHIREGSTQLAAFEEVGEKMGRTAAACGFRWNSTVRKSYKEAIALAKIQRQKLKKSRVTIRRTFSLSDQEDETLADLNMEAVIRFLKDQKAVLQELTKKAHQLEGELKEKEREIGRLTEENKKMKEEYSSAKTVNDDYKTLLQIMERARKMVVLGEGQEETPVFKMDRNGNLERVL; encoded by the coding sequence ATGGTAGCCAATCGACAAGATGCATGGACCGAGGAAGATGATCTGTTGCTCGCCGAGACGGTACTTCGACACATTCGGGAAGGGAGTACCCAGTTGGCCGCTTTTGAAGAAGTGGGAGAGAAGATGGGGCGCACCGCCGCCGCTTGTGGTTTCCGCTGGAACAGCACCGTCCGGAAATCGTATAAAGAGGCGATCGCCTTGGCGAAGATACAGCGGCAGAAGTTGAAAAAAAGCCGTGTCACCATTCGTCGTACGTTTTCTCTCTCAGACCAGGAGGACGAAACGTTGGCCGATCTTAATATGGAAGCGGTGATCCGCTTTCTGAAAGATCAAAAGGCGGTTTTGCAGGAATTGACAAAAAAGGCGCATCAATTGGAAGGGGAGTTGAAAGAGAAGGAGAGGGAGATTGGCAGATTAACAGAGGAGAACAAGAAGATGAAAGAAGAATACTCTTCCGCCAAGACGGTAAACGACGATTATAAGACCTTGCTGCAGATCATGGAGCGGGCGAGGAAGATGGTGGTCTTGGGGGAAGGGCAAGAGGAGACCCCCGTATTTAAGATGGACAGAAACGGCAATTTGGAACGTGTTCTCTAG
- a CDS encoding protein-glutamine gamma-glutamyltransferase, whose product MIGLAGLGFSPNRFLEEARLSPMEKKIFLAMLHSEGAYVYPSLHTLRFELRLREATVESAKLLDATPAGFASFAASRCNPQYWNRTREGGFRLKEGVEPATALLDIFENGEKYAFECATAVVIVLYRSVLTLLGRETFNRLFAGLYLWDWKVDRDLGLTTRKDVDYYPGDILYFANPDYDPRTPHWQGENTILLDDNLYYGHGIGITTREEIIRFLNRYRKPGSSLSAGMKNAASRPSYRYLAQFSPEIRGAVLLS is encoded by the coding sequence ATGATTGGGTTGGCCGGTCTGGGATTTAGTCCCAACCGCTTCCTCGAAGAGGCCCGACTCTCCCCCATGGAAAAGAAGATCTTCCTCGCCATGCTGCACAGTGAAGGAGCCTACGTCTACCCCTCTTTGCATACTCTCCGTTTCGAGCTTCGCCTTCGGGAGGCAACCGTAGAATCAGCCAAGCTCCTCGATGCAACCCCGGCCGGTTTTGCCTCCTTTGCCGCCTCCCGTTGCAATCCGCAGTATTGGAATCGGACCAGGGAAGGGGGATTCCGCTTGAAGGAAGGGGTAGAACCGGCCACCGCACTTCTCGATATCTTTGAAAACGGGGAAAAATACGCGTTCGAATGTGCCACCGCCGTGGTGATCGTCCTCTATCGGTCGGTCTTAACCCTCCTCGGCCGGGAAACGTTTAACCGACTCTTTGCCGGTCTCTATCTCTGGGACTGGAAGGTGGACCGGGACCTTGGATTAACGACCCGCAAAGATGTGGATTACTACCCTGGCGACATCCTCTACTTCGCCAATCCGGACTATGACCCGCGCACCCCTCACTGGCAGGGAGAGAATACGATCCTCTTAGACGATAACCTCTACTATGGGCACGGGATAGGCATTACCACCCGGGAAGAGATCATTCGCTTCTTGAACCGCTACCGGAAGCCGGGTTCCTCACTGTCCGCCGGCATGAAAAATGCGGCTTCCCGTCCCAGCTATCGTTATCTCGCCCAATTCTCCCCGGAAATAAGAGGAGCGGTTCTCCTCTCGTAA
- a CDS encoding DedA family protein — MESFIYGVLTFLADLGYLGIMLGLMIEVIPSEIVLAYGGFLVAQGKIHFIGAMVAGTIGGVFSQLFLYWLGYYGGRPLLKKYGKYLLIHERHLDVAERWFEKYGPGVIFAARFIPVVRHAISVPAGIAKMGVWLFILYTTLAIIPWSFLFLIVGEQIGANWMHVKELSGQYLPYIVAAAVGVFILYFLYVRKSEKGKAQ; from the coding sequence ATGGAATCTTTTATTTACGGAGTACTCACCTTTTTAGCCGATTTGGGATATCTGGGCATCATGCTGGGTCTTATGATCGAGGTGATTCCGAGCGAGATTGTCCTGGCTTACGGCGGGTTTTTGGTGGCGCAGGGCAAGATTCATTTCATCGGGGCGATGGTGGCAGGAACGATCGGCGGCGTCTTCTCCCAGCTGTTCCTCTATTGGCTCGGATACTATGGAGGAAGGCCTTTGTTAAAAAAATATGGGAAGTATCTCCTCATCCATGAAAGGCATCTGGATGTGGCCGAGCGATGGTTCGAAAAATATGGCCCAGGGGTGATCTTTGCCGCCCGTTTCATTCCGGTGGTTCGTCACGCCATCTCGGTACCGGCGGGGATTGCCAAGATGGGAGTCTGGCTTTTTATCTTATACACCACGTTGGCGATCATCCCTTGGTCATTCCTCTTCCTGATCGTAGGCGAACAGATCGGAGCCAATTGGATGCATGTAAAGGAGCTTTCCGGACAATATCTTCCCTATATTGTCGCTGCGGCGGTAGGGGTGTTTATTCTCTATTTCCTCTATGTGCGAAAGAGCGAGAAAGGAAAGGCGCAGTAG
- a CDS encoding hemolysin family protein, which produces MWFNIGLVFFLVFLNGFFVAAEFAIVKVRNTRIETLIQAGNHKAKIARNIVANLNAYLSATQLGITLASLGLGWVGEPAVADMIRPLLALMGLGTSEAILHTLSFVIAFSLITALHIILGELAPKSMAIQQSEAIALWAARPLHLFYVIMFPFIWILNEAANLFLRLLGFKPETDHQSAHTEEEIRLLMKESHESGFIDNTELTLVDNIFEFSETHAREIMIPRTEMVCLYTENTYEENREITFKEMHTRYPLCDPDKDHIIGFIHIKDLWKNDQVKDIRRLVRPITKVPDSIQISKLLKIMQKKKTEMCILIDEYGGTSGLVTLEDILEEIVGEIQDEFDEERPPVEKKGEETWSIDGRLLIDEVNEQFHLKIECEDYDTIGGWVYSQVEIPPRKGQRVLYDQRAEFIIEEMDQLRISRLTVHLLSPTEDTLVDEAAAG; this is translated from the coding sequence ATGTGGTTTAACATTGGTCTGGTATTCTTCCTTGTCTTTCTCAACGGCTTTTTTGTGGCAGCCGAGTTTGCCATTGTGAAAGTAAGGAATACGCGCATCGAGACCTTGATTCAGGCAGGGAATCATAAGGCGAAGATTGCTCGGAATATCGTTGCCAATTTAAACGCATATTTATCGGCAACGCAGCTGGGCATTACCCTGGCCTCCCTGGGATTAGGTTGGGTAGGGGAGCCGGCCGTGGCCGATATGATACGGCCGCTTTTAGCACTGATGGGGCTTGGCACTTCAGAGGCCATCCTTCACACCCTCTCTTTTGTGATCGCCTTTTCCCTCATCACGGCACTTCACATCATCCTCGGGGAATTGGCGCCGAAGAGCATGGCCATTCAACAATCGGAAGCGATCGCCCTATGGGCGGCCCGGCCGCTTCATCTCTTCTATGTGATCATGTTTCCGTTCATCTGGATTCTAAACGAGGCGGCCAATCTATTTCTACGGTTGCTGGGATTTAAACCGGAGACGGATCATCAGTCCGCCCACACCGAAGAGGAAATTCGCCTCTTGATGAAAGAGAGCCATGAGAGTGGCTTCATTGACAATACGGAATTAACCTTGGTAGACAACATCTTTGAATTTTCCGAGACCCACGCCCGGGAGATTATGATCCCCCGGACGGAGATGGTTTGCCTTTATACCGAGAATACCTATGAGGAGAATCGGGAGATTACCTTCAAAGAGATGCATACCCGCTATCCCCTCTGCGATCCCGATAAGGATCACATCATCGGGTTTATTCACATTAAAGATTTATGGAAAAACGACCAGGTGAAGGATATCCGCCGGCTTGTCCGTCCCATCACAAAGGTGCCGGACTCCATCCAGATCAGCAAGCTTTTAAAGATCATGCAGAAAAAAAAGACGGAGATGTGCATCCTGATCGATGAATACGGAGGGACATCGGGGCTGGTCACCTTGGAGGATATCCTGGAGGAGATCGTCGGGGAGATCCAGGACGAATTTGACGAGGAGCGCCCGCCGGTGGAGAAGAAGGGCGAAGAAACGTGGTCGATTGACGGTCGTCTTCTGATCGATGAAGTGAACGAACAATTTCATCTAAAAATCGAATGCGAGGACTACGATACCATCGGGGGATGGGTCTATTCCCAAGTCGAGATCCCGCCGCGCAAGGGTCAACGGGTTTTGTACGATCAACGGGCCGAGTTTATCATCGAAGAGATGGATCAGCTCCGCATCTCCCGGCTTACCGTTCATCTCCTCTCTCCTACTGAAGATACCCTTGTGGATGAAGCGGCAGCAGGATGA
- a CDS encoding Nramp family divalent metal transporter: protein MSVHQGSCSAAGSTVHAAHEVLQGKRRGLKKILPFLGPAFIASVAYIDPGNFATNIASGSQYGYLLLWVVLFSNLMAILIQMMSAKLGIATGFNLPEVSRDRFPRWVSIGLWIQGELVVMATDLAEFIGAALGLHLLFGLPMIPSALLAALLSFAILELQRRGFRSLEIGIAMMVGVVVIAFAVQVFFTRPAIGGVLQGLFLPRFQDINSMMLAAGILGATVMPHAIYLHSALTQRRVVGTNDREKARIFHFEKIDVLIAMLIAGAVNASMLIVSAALFYTHRLPVEDIDAAFNRFGQLISPMAAVLFGIALLSSGLSSSSVGTLSGDIIMQGFIRRRIPLLLRRLITMIPPLAVILLGINPTDALVVSQVILSFGIAFALIPLILFTSDEKLMGGLVNRKSTTVLAWLVAILIISLNLFLLYYTVFA, encoded by the coding sequence ATCAGCGTGCATCAAGGAAGTTGCTCGGCAGCCGGTTCTACCGTTCATGCGGCCCATGAAGTGCTGCAGGGGAAAAGGCGGGGGTTAAAGAAGATACTCCCCTTCTTGGGACCTGCCTTTATTGCCTCCGTTGCTTATATTGATCCGGGGAATTTTGCCACCAATATCGCATCCGGGTCTCAATATGGATATCTGTTGCTTTGGGTGGTCCTCTTTTCAAACCTGATGGCCATTCTGATCCAGATGATGTCGGCCAAATTGGGGATCGCCACCGGATTCAACTTGCCGGAGGTATCGAGGGACCGCTTTCCCCGCTGGGTTTCTATCGGGCTGTGGATTCAGGGCGAGTTGGTGGTGATGGCAACCGACCTGGCCGAATTTATCGGGGCGGCGTTAGGGCTTCATCTCCTCTTTGGCCTTCCCATGATTCCGTCCGCGTTGTTGGCCGCCCTTTTATCCTTTGCGATCCTGGAACTGCAACGGCGTGGTTTTCGTTCCCTGGAGATCGGCATCGCCATGATGGTGGGTGTGGTCGTCATCGCCTTTGCCGTGCAGGTTTTCTTCACCCGGCCTGCCATCGGCGGAGTGCTTCAGGGGCTTTTCCTCCCCCGTTTTCAGGATATAAACAGCATGATGCTGGCAGCGGGGATTCTAGGGGCGACGGTGATGCCTCATGCCATTTATCTCCATTCCGCCCTAACCCAGAGACGTGTGGTCGGAACGAATGACAGGGAGAAAGCCCGTATTTTTCATTTTGAAAAGATCGACGTGCTGATCGCAATGCTGATCGCCGGCGCCGTCAATGCCAGCATGCTCATCGTCTCGGCGGCCCTTTTTTACACCCATCGTCTCCCGGTGGAGGATATCGATGCGGCTTTCAACCGGTTCGGTCAGCTCATCAGTCCGATGGCGGCCGTTCTCTTTGGAATTGCCCTCCTATCCTCAGGCCTTTCCAGTTCTTCGGTGGGGACCCTTTCCGGGGATATCATCATGCAGGGGTTTATCCGGCGGAGGATTCCCCTTCTTTTGCGCCGCTTGATTACGATGATTCCGCCCTTGGCCGTAATTCTTTTGGGAATAAATCCAACCGATGCCCTGGTCGTAAGCCAGGTGATCCTTTCCTTCGGCATTGCCTTTGCCCTCATTCCCCTCATTCTTTTCACCAGTGATGAGAAACTGATGGGGGGATTGGTCAACCGGAAAAGCACGACGGTGCTGGCGTGGTTGGTGGCCATCCTCATCATTTCTCTAAATCTCTTCCTCCTGTATTATACCGTTTTCGCATGA
- a CDS encoding cation diffusion facilitator family transporter, whose amino-acid sequence MRTEDHIRHAHDHHHHHHHRDHRREGDKKGLLMALLITSAMMLLEFFGGLITNSLALLSDSGHMLSDAGSLTLSLVAVWFATKPASPRKTYGFYRFEILAALFNGVTLFVIAGLIMWEAIRRFFEPPAVAGGAMMMIATAGLIANLLSAWILVREGDVKENVNLRSAYLHILGDAFGSIGAVVAGAVIYFFGWFLADPMISLFVALLILRGAWGVIQHTIHILMEGTPITIDQREVKQALLEIEGVLDVHDLHIWTITSGLDSLSCHLLIRDEKDGQLILQQAIHKIEERFKIMHTTIQVEKSHLQHADMKV is encoded by the coding sequence ATGAGAACGGAAGACCACATCCGCCATGCTCACGACCATCATCATCACCACCACCATCGTGATCATCGCAGAGAGGGAGACAAAAAAGGGCTCTTGATGGCGCTTCTGATTACCTCCGCAATGATGTTGTTGGAGTTTTTTGGAGGGCTAATCACCAACAGCTTAGCTCTTCTTTCCGATTCCGGTCATATGCTTAGCGATGCCGGCTCCCTTACCCTCAGCTTGGTAGCCGTTTGGTTCGCCACAAAACCGGCTTCTCCAAGGAAAACCTATGGCTTTTATCGTTTTGAAATATTGGCCGCATTATTTAATGGAGTTACCCTATTTGTGATTGCCGGATTGATCATGTGGGAAGCCATCCGGCGGTTCTTTGAACCCCCGGCCGTCGCAGGTGGTGCTATGATGATGATCGCAACCGCTGGACTGATTGCCAATCTGTTAAGCGCTTGGATCCTTGTGCGGGAAGGCGACGTGAAGGAGAATGTTAATCTTCGTAGCGCCTATCTTCATATCCTTGGGGATGCATTTGGTTCAATAGGGGCTGTTGTCGCGGGGGCAGTCATCTATTTCTTCGGATGGTTTCTTGCCGACCCTATGATTAGTCTCTTCGTTGCTTTGTTAATATTAAGGGGAGCATGGGGAGTGATTCAACATACGATTCATATATTAATGGAAGGAACGCCGATTACGATTGATCAAAGGGAGGTAAAACAAGCATTATTAGAAATTGAAGGGGTGCTTGACGTTCATGATTTACACATCTGGACCATTACTTCAGGATTAGATTCGCTCAGTTGCCATCTATTGATCCGAGACGAAAAGGATGGTCAGCTTATTCTGCAACAGGCCATTCACAAAATAGAGGAACGGTTTAAGATCATGCATACGACCATTCAGGTGGAAAAATCGCATCTACAGCACGCCGATATGAAAGTATAG
- a CDS encoding mersacidin/lichenicidin family type 2 lantibiotic, whose amino-acid sequence MSDENLIKAWKDLDYRKHLSAPVNHPSGKSADELSEEEMIHLFGAEENKKIPRSTMVCGGIVSFVVTYLATELVCKN is encoded by the coding sequence ATGTCAGACGAAAACCTGATTAAGGCGTGGAAAGATCTGGATTACCGCAAGCATTTAAGTGCTCCGGTAAATCATCCTTCGGGGAAAAGCGCCGATGAATTATCTGAGGAAGAAATGATCCATTTGTTTGGTGCCGAAGAGAATAAAAAGATACCAAGGTCAACGATGGTATGTGGTGGAATCGTCAGTTTTGTGGTCACCTATCTCGCTACAGAGCTTGTTTGTAAAAATTAA
- a CDS encoding M50 family metallopeptidase gives MDRLLKPFRLITVIAVLSILVSQVFPQFSSIIHFVWILLLLLFGGIAFHEFGHVVAGWLVGFSFRQVIIWPINIIKTDHGLKIKEFPYLWEGGGVTIMVPLRGGVGRIQLIIYALGGPLFSLIAASTSLYAYKSLSTSETLFLYSFLINSFLFFGTVIPFGQFSNDGAVAYFLIRNRVKFSDIERSMKIVAEMMSGKKPREWDNRLVSSSKQSMMEKKMNTDLFDSFFFPSDIFFLFYYDLDVYGLSQAISNLKKYIEVGLKSSYKDFRKILISYYYTYKILHLFLYHTDQLTYETAQSLGQHVKVKENVLLIRIIMGVLKGNKKEVQQLMKKYDKILRSMEDIPYIEIERNLFLQLKEKISHHFNSDQSNPLFIERVNMDEL, from the coding sequence ATGGATCGATTATTAAAACCATTTAGACTAATCACGGTTATTGCAGTGCTATCTATTCTTGTTAGTCAGGTATTCCCGCAGTTTTCCTCAATCATTCATTTCGTGTGGATTTTATTGTTATTACTTTTTGGGGGAATTGCTTTTCACGAATTTGGCCATGTGGTTGCCGGGTGGTTGGTGGGTTTCTCTTTTAGGCAAGTCATTATATGGCCAATAAATATCATAAAAACTGATCATGGATTAAAAATTAAGGAGTTCCCTTATTTGTGGGAAGGTGGCGGAGTGACGATCATGGTACCTTTAAGGGGGGGAGTGGGTCGCATCCAACTCATCATTTATGCTTTAGGGGGTCCATTATTTTCACTCATTGCTGCATCAACCAGTTTATACGCTTATAAATCGCTATCGACGAGTGAAACGCTATTTCTATATAGTTTTTTGATCAATTCTTTCCTTTTTTTCGGAACTGTTATCCCATTCGGCCAATTCAGCAATGATGGAGCTGTTGCCTATTTTTTGATTCGGAATAGGGTAAAGTTTTCCGATATCGAAAGAAGCATGAAAATTGTGGCTGAGATGATGTCCGGTAAGAAACCAAGGGAATGGGACAACCGCCTGGTATCATCTAGCAAACAAAGCATGATGGAAAAAAAGATGAATACGGATTTATTTGATTCATTTTTTTTCCCATCTGATATCTTTTTCCTTTTTTATTATGATTTGGATGTTTATGGCTTGTCTCAAGCCATTTCAAACCTCAAAAAATATATAGAAGTAGGTCTTAAATCATCGTATAAGGATTTCCGAAAGATACTGATTAGTTACTATTACACTTATAAAATCCTTCATCTATTTCTCTATCACACAGATCAACTCACATATGAGACCGCTCAATCGTTGGGTCAACATGTAAAGGTGAAAGAAAATGTTTTACTTATTCGTATAATTATGGGCGTCTTGAAGGGGAATAAAAAGGAAGTCCAACAATTGATGAAAAAATACGATAAAATTTTACGAAGCATGGAGGACATTCCGTATATAGAGATTGAACGAAATCTGTTTCTGCAATTGAAGGAAAAGATATCTCACCATTTCAATAGTGATCAATCAAACCCTCTTTTTATTGAACGTGTAAATATGGATGAATTATGA
- a CDS encoding flavodoxin family protein has product MCFEKGYCEQDNLPDDDMNLIKKKMLAADFIILASPVYSHNVSADMKALIDRLSYWAHLFRLHGKPGAVIVSAATNGAELVEEYLSKVSRYMGIIVVDRTSIFTIDTEQEKENKFRKTLRTILEYLNGVKITKTNEDLEASFATMKLIMLAQPKDQAEFRYWHENRLFECDTFQEYMDRMDRLRTSPTQWQERT; this is encoded by the coding sequence ATTTGTTTTGAAAAAGGGTATTGTGAGCAAGACAATCTTCCGGATGATGATATGAATCTCATCAAAAAAAAGATGCTCGCTGCAGACTTCATCATATTAGCCAGTCCGGTTTATTCCCATAATGTATCTGCGGATATGAAAGCTTTAATCGATCGATTGTCCTACTGGGCTCATTTATTCCGATTACATGGGAAACCTGGAGCAGTGATTGTCTCTGCTGCAACCAACGGAGCCGAATTGGTTGAAGAATATCTATCCAAAGTGTCCAGATATATGGGGATCATCGTTGTGGACCGGACATCCATATTTACCATCGATACAGAACAAGAGAAAGAAAACAAGTTTCGTAAAACACTACGAACAATACTTGAATATCTTAATGGTGTAAAAATAACAAAGACTAATGAAGATTTAGAAGCTTCCTTTGCAACGATGAAATTAATCATGTTAGCACAACCGAAGGATCAAGCGGAGTTCAGATATTGGCATGAAAACAGATTATTTGAATGCGACACCTTTCAGGAATATATGGATCGAATGGATCGATTGAGAACGAGTCCAACTCAGTGGCAAGAACGTACATGA